Proteins encoded together in one Mus musculus strain C57BL/6J chromosome 16, GRCm38.p6 C57BL/6J window:
- the Eef2kmt gene encoding protein-lysine N-methyltransferase EEF2KMT: MAPEDHEGATSLLQSFERRFLAARALPSFPWQSLEEKLKDPSGSELLLAILQRTVKHPVCVQHGPSVKYARCFLSKLIKKHEAVPTEPLDALYEALAEVLMTQESTQCHRSYLLPSGNSVTLSESTAIVSHGTTGLVTWDAALYLAEWAIENPAAFTDRTILELGSGAGLTGLAICKACCPRAYIFSDCHAQVLEQLRGNVLLNGFSLEPHTPIDAGSSKVTVAQLDWDEVTASQLSAFQADVVIAADVLYCWEMTLSLVRVLKMLEDCQRKSAPDVYVAYTIRSQDTGKLFIEELDRAGIYWEEVPPHTGKLFPYEEHSAIVILKLVLTSRHGV, encoded by the exons ATGGCGCCTGAGGACCACGAGGGGGCCACGTCTCTGCTGCAGAGTTTCGAGCGCCGCTTCCTGGCGGCTCGCGCGCTGCCCTCCTTTCCCTGGCAG agcCTAGAAGAAAAACTAAAGGACCCCTCGGGTTCTGAGCTGTTGCTGGCTATTCTGCAGAGG ACTGTGAAGCACCCTGTGTGTGTGCAGCACGGACCTTCTGTGAAGTATGCCCGCTGCTTTCTCTCAAAGCTCATCAAAAAG CATGAGGCTGTACCCACGGAGCCTTTGGATGCACTGTATGAGGCGTTGGCAGAGGTTCTGATGACCCAAGAGTCCACCCAGTGCCACCGGAGCTATTTGCTG CCTTCAGGAAACTCAGTTACACTCTCTGAGAGCACTGCCATCGTGTCCCATGGCACCACAGGCTTGGTTACATGGGACGCTGCTCTCTAcctggcagaatgggccattgagAACCCAGCAGCCTTCACTGACAG GACTATCCTGGAGCTAGGCAGTGGAGCTGGCCTTACAGGCCTGGCAATTTGCAAGGCATGCTGCCCCAGAGCATACATCTTCAGCGACTGTCATGCCCAAGTGCTTGAGCAGCTCCGTGGAAACGTTCTCCTCAACGGCTTCTCCTTAGAGCCGCACACCCCCATTGACGCAGGCAGCTCGAAGGTGACAGTGGCTCAGCTGGACTGGGACGAGGTGACAGCCTCTCAGCTCTCTGCCTTCCAGGCAGATGTTGTCATTGCAGCAG ATGTACTGTACTGCTGGGAGATGACACTGTCACTGGTCAGGGTCCTGAAGATGCTCGAGGACTGCCAGAGGAAGAGCGCTCCTGATGTCTATGTAGCCTATACTATCCGCAGCCAGGACACAGGCAAGCTGTTCATCGAAGAGCTGG ACCGTGCTGGAATCTACTGGGAAGAGGTGCCCCCTCACACTGGCAAACTGTTCCCTTACGAAGAGCATTCAGCCATCGTAATCCTGAAGCTGGTGCTGACCAGTCGCCATGGTGTTTGA
- the Alg1 gene encoding chitobiosyldiphosphodolichol beta-mannosyltransferase isoform X1, with the protein MATPSWAWSMAPATPLCCWPNGERMYEKFFGRLSHLNLCVTNAMREDLAENWCVRAVTLYDKPASFFKETPLDLQHELFMKLSHTYSPFQSCSDPSHPDTERSAFTERDCQSGVVRRLHGRPALLVSSTSWTEDEDFSILLRALEKFEQQALTGDSLPSLVCVITGKGPLREHYRHLISQKHLQHVRFCTPWLEAEDYPLLLGSADLGVCLHMSSSGLDLPMKVVDMFGCHLPVCAVNFKCLHELVRHGENGLVFKDAEELAAQLQMLFSKFPDPAGKLSQFRKKLQESGQQRWDESWQHTVLPLLAHSQMTPRPHPPCGHPSCRGF; encoded by the exons GTATGAGAAGTTCTTCGGGCGCCTGTCCCACCTGAACCTGTGTGTGACCAATGCTATGCGGGAGGACCTGGCAGAGAACTGGTGTGTCAG GGCTGTGACGCTCTACGACAAGCCAGCATCTTTCTTTAAGGAGACACCCCTGGACCTGCAGCATGAACTCTTTATGAAGCTGAGCCACACGTACTCTCCTTTCCAGAGCTG CTCAGATCCCTCACATCCTGACACAGAGAGGTCGGCCTTCACTGAGAGGGATTGTCAGAGCGGGGTTGTGAGGCGTCTGCATGGGCGGCCAGCACTGCTCGTGAGCAGCACAAGCTGGACAG AGGACGAGGACTTCTCCATCCTGCTTCGAGCATTAGAAA agtttGAGCAACAAGCACTCACTGGAGACAGCCTCCCTTCCCTCGTCTGTGTGATAACAG GGAAGGGACCGCTCAGAGAGCACTACCGCCACCTCATCAGCCAGAAGCACCTTCAGCACGTCCGGTTCTGCACCCCATGGCTGGAAGCCGAGGACTACCCACTGCTTCTAG GGTCAGCGGATCTGGGTGTCTGTCTACACATGTCCTCCAGTGGTCTGGACCTGCCCATGAAGGTGGTGGACATGTTTGGGTGCCACTTGCCTGTGTGTGCCGTGAACTTCAAGTG TCTGCACGAGCTAGTAAGACATGGAGAGAATGGTCTGGTCTTCAAGGATGCTGAGGAGCTGGCAGCTCAGCTGCAG ATGCTTTTCTCAAAGTTCCCAGACCCTGCTGGAAAGCTAAGCCAGTTCCGGAAGAAACTGCAGGAGTCGGGGCAGCAACGCTGGGATGAGAGCTGGCAGCACACTGTGCTCCCTCTGCTCGCTCACTCACAGATGACCCCCAGGCCCCATCCACCCTGTGGCCACCCTTCCTGCCGGGGCTTTTGA